The following are encoded in a window of Salvelinus fontinalis isolate EN_2023a chromosome 40, ASM2944872v1, whole genome shotgun sequence genomic DNA:
- the LOC129839070 gene encoding zinc finger protein 180-like, with amino-acid sequence MSSLSYSPDKEEICWTEKEAFVKEEEEEKDVTIQKQVEGEAVTVKEEKDVTEKEEEDAFRVKEEDAVFGVEDEVKEDEDVFGMKDEEGEITVTLEEDEEERTGDLINTSKYRERCDYRGISGEPQQPHDADRAEKSLSRSELLKKHQQRPTGKKSHCCSDCGKCCKSSSELKIHQRTHTGEKPYSCDQCGMSFTISSNLTAHQRTHTGEKPYGCAQCGKSFSTSSHLTVHHRTHTGERPYHCDQCGKSFAKSSHLTAHQRTHTGEKPYSCDQCGKSFAKSNHLTAHQRTHTGEKPYSCNQCGKSFSTYGSLTKHRRTHTGEKPYSCNQCRKSFSTSGYLTNHHRTHTGDNPCCDQCGKSFSTPSYLTIHQRTHTGEKPYSCDQCGKSFSSSSYLTIHHRTHTGEKPYSCDQCGKSFTWPKSLNIHKRTHTGEEIL; translated from the exons atgagttcactaagctactctcctgATAAAGAAGagatctgctggacggagaaagaagctttcgtgaaagaagaggaggaagagaaagatgtcacaatacaaaaacaagtagagggtgaggctgttaccgtgaaagaagaaaaagacgttacagagaaagaagaggaagacgcattcagagtgaaagaggaagatgCGGTTTTTGGAGTGGAGGATGAAGTGAAAGAAGATGAAGACGTTTTTGGAATGAAGGATGAAGAGGGGGAGATTACCGTCACATTAGAGGAGGACGAAGAAGAGAGGACtggagatctgattaacaccagtaaataca gagagagatgtgACTATCGTGGAatctctggggagcctcaacagcctcatgatgctgacagggcagagaagagtctctccagatcagaactcctcaagaaacaccagcagagacccacagggaagaaatctcactgctgctctgactgtgggaaatgttgcaaatcttcatcagaacttaaaatacaccagagaacacacacaggagagaaaccttatagctgtgatcaatgtgggatgagttttactatatctagcaatctgactgcacaccagagaacacacacaggagagaaaccatatggctgtgctcaatgtgggaagagtttttctacatctagccatctgactgtacaccacagaacacacacaggagagagaccatatcactgtgatcaatgtggaaagagttttgccaaatctagccatctgactgcacaccagagaacacacacaggagagaaaccatatagctgtgatcaatgtgggaagagttttgctaaaTCTAACCATCTGActgcacaccagagaacacacacaggagagaaaccatatagctgtaatcaatgtgggaagagtttttctacaTATGGCTCTCTAACAAAACacaggagaacacacacaggagagaaaccatatagctgtaatcaatgtagGAAGAGTTTTTCTACATCTGGCTAtctaactaaccaccatagaacacacacaggagataatccgtgctgtgatcaatgtgggaagagtttttctactcctagctatctaactatacaccagagaacacacacaggagagaaaccatatagctgtgatcaatgtgggaagagtttttcttcttctagctatctaactatacaccatagaacacacacaggagagaaaccatatagctgtgatcaatgtgggaagagttttacttggCCAAAAAGCCTGAATATACACAAGCGGACACACACAGgggaagagatactctga